Proteins encoded in a region of the Streptomyces sp. NBC_01298 genome:
- a CDS encoding RidA family protein: MTSTPEERLAAAGLKLPPTPSPVAVYVPAVRSGHYVYSSGQLPMVDGALPLTGKVGAEVTPEQARELAQQCALNALAAITSVAGDLSAVKRVVKVVGFVASDPHFTGQPGVLNGASELLGTAFGDAGIHARSAVGVSVLPLDSPVEVEILVELHAPMGL, from the coding sequence GTGACCAGCACCCCCGAAGAGCGCCTCGCCGCCGCCGGTCTCAAGCTCCCGCCGACGCCCTCGCCGGTCGCCGTCTACGTCCCCGCCGTACGGAGCGGGCACTACGTGTACTCCTCCGGCCAGCTCCCGATGGTCGACGGCGCACTCCCCCTCACCGGGAAGGTCGGCGCCGAGGTCACCCCGGAGCAGGCGAGGGAACTGGCGCAGCAGTGCGCGCTGAACGCGCTGGCCGCCATCACCTCCGTCGCCGGGGACCTGTCCGCCGTGAAGCGCGTGGTCAAGGTGGTCGGCTTCGTCGCCAGCGATCCGCACTTCACGGGACAGCCCGGCGTACTCAACGGCGCGAGCGAGCTGCTGGGCACCGCCTTCGGCGACGCGGGCATCCACGCCCGCAGCGCGGTCGGCGTGAGCGTGCTGCCGCTGGACTCCCCCGTCGAGGTGGAGATCCTCGTCGAACTGCACGCTCCCATGGGCCTCTAG
- a CDS encoding zinc-binding dehydrogenase — protein sequence MKAFALRRTGEPPSVLERPVPHPRAGEVLVRTTAALICAWDGHTAAGAPAGLGHEAVGVVEAVGPGVCPSYVGRRVGVEGHGRLAEFFRAPAAGAGLVALPDTISDHQALYAAGALPTGFAAAEESGPPPGGSVVVFGQGAVGLSATIAAGRLRGARVIAVEPEMKRQRLALRFGADVVIDPAYEDTSERILELTGGSGADRAIMATAAPAAARAARGGLSGGGKITYARCRPPQSSGARLARALHLIGDGLVDPTVITTHEFPFDRVGEAFGRLAAKEPGMIKPVILFPRPGHSSPAGDPKEIRP from the coding sequence GTGAAGGCCTTCGCGCTGCGCCGTACCGGCGAGCCGCCCTCCGTGCTGGAACGGCCCGTCCCCCACCCGCGGGCGGGCGAGGTCCTCGTACGCACCACGGCAGCGCTCATCTGCGCCTGGGACGGGCACACCGCCGCCGGTGCGCCCGCCGGGCTCGGGCACGAGGCCGTCGGCGTCGTCGAGGCCGTCGGCCCCGGGGTGTGCCCGTCCTACGTGGGCCGGCGCGTCGGCGTCGAGGGCCACGGGCGGCTCGCCGAGTTCTTCCGCGCCCCCGCGGCCGGGGCCGGGCTGGTCGCGCTCCCCGACACCATCTCCGACCACCAGGCCCTCTACGCGGCGGGCGCGCTCCCCACCGGCTTCGCCGCCGCCGAGGAGTCCGGGCCGCCCCCGGGCGGGAGCGTCGTCGTCTTCGGCCAGGGCGCGGTCGGGCTCAGCGCGACCATCGCGGCCGGCCGGCTGCGCGGGGCCCGCGTCATCGCCGTGGAACCGGAGATGAAGCGCCAGCGCCTCGCCCTGCGGTTCGGGGCCGACGTGGTGATCGACCCGGCCTACGAGGACACCAGCGAGCGGATCCTGGAACTGACCGGCGGCTCCGGCGCCGACCGCGCCATCATGGCGACGGCCGCGCCCGCCGCCGCGCGGGCCGCCCGCGGGGGGCTCTCCGGGGGCGGGAAGATCACGTACGCCCGCTGCCGGCCGCCGCAGAGCAGCGGGGCGCGGCTCGCGCGGGCGCTGCACCTGATCGGGGACGGGCTGGTGGACCCGACGGTGATCACCACGCACGAGTTCCCGTTCGACCGTGTCGGGGAGGCCTTCGGGCGGCTCGCCGCCAAGGAGCCCGGCATGATCAAGCCGGTCATCCTCTTCCCCCGGCCGGGCCACTCCTCCCCCGCCGGCGACCCCAAGGAGATCCGCCCGTGA
- a CDS encoding M6 family metalloprotease domain-containing protein — translation MSQTRHRIRKPSRTSVYIGITALALGITATASAGISSRSHSAAGPVGATSAESMLAPCRIAGAMGVQMSEGLPTAPGYSRSTGEVRALNLMIDFPDAKGEGTAADRMAEFFPQTSDWFRISSYGRLTYRAEAPIKNWLRMPMPFAAYGIERGSAYEPGYRQLVEHIVKASDAEVDFSRYDLINILVTPNAGPSALDTVLSVTFSGNGEAPMADGVPLANTSFVYSRQDDGSGSYRETGYRVLPHENGHVFGLPDLYTADGGGTVGHWDIMSEDWGANNDLLGWHKWKLGWLDSNQISCAGKSGVSDHVLSPLAVEGGTKLAFVPVSESAGYAVEVRTRAGNDEAVCKPGVLIYKVDSDVDTGRGPVTVSDSSGASGGCTRRSNVHAELSDAPFRPGETFTDEKSGISVSVVGELRNGSYQVRVTRP, via the coding sequence ATGTCGCAGACGCGCCACCGGATACGCAAGCCAAGCCGCACCAGCGTCTACATCGGCATCACCGCGCTGGCCCTCGGCATCACGGCTACGGCGAGCGCGGGCATATCCAGCCGCAGCCATTCGGCGGCCGGGCCGGTGGGCGCGACCAGCGCCGAATCGATGCTCGCGCCCTGCCGGATCGCCGGCGCGATGGGCGTGCAGATGTCGGAGGGACTGCCGACGGCTCCGGGGTACTCGCGCTCGACCGGCGAGGTCCGGGCGCTGAACCTGATGATCGACTTCCCCGACGCCAAGGGCGAGGGCACGGCGGCCGACCGGATGGCGGAGTTCTTCCCGCAGACGTCCGACTGGTTTCGCATCAGCTCCTACGGGCGGCTGACCTACCGGGCCGAGGCGCCGATAAAGAACTGGCTGCGGATGCCGATGCCGTTCGCGGCGTACGGGATCGAGCGGGGTTCCGCGTACGAGCCCGGCTACCGCCAGCTCGTCGAGCACATCGTCAAGGCCTCCGACGCCGAGGTCGATTTCTCCCGGTACGACCTGATAAACATCCTCGTCACTCCGAACGCCGGCCCCTCCGCCCTCGACACCGTCCTCTCCGTCACCTTCTCCGGCAACGGCGAGGCCCCGATGGCCGACGGCGTCCCGCTCGCCAACACGTCCTTCGTCTACAGCCGCCAGGACGACGGCTCCGGCTCCTACCGGGAGACCGGCTACCGCGTGCTCCCCCACGAGAACGGCCACGTCTTCGGCCTGCCCGACCTCTACACCGCCGACGGCGGCGGCACGGTGGGCCACTGGGACATCATGAGCGAGGACTGGGGCGCCAACAACGACCTGCTCGGCTGGCACAAGTGGAAGCTGGGCTGGCTCGACAGCAACCAGATCAGCTGCGCCGGGAAGTCCGGGGTCAGCGACCACGTGCTGAGCCCGCTGGCCGTGGAGGGCGGCACCAAGCTGGCCTTCGTCCCCGTCTCCGAGAGCGCCGGGTACGCCGTGGAGGTGCGCACCCGCGCCGGGAACGACGAGGCCGTCTGCAAGCCCGGCGTGCTCATCTACAAGGTGGACTCCGATGTCGACACCGGCCGCGGGCCCGTCACCGTCTCCGACAGCTCCGGCGCGAGCGGCGGCTGCACCCGGCGCTCCAACGTGCACGCGGAGCTCTCGGACGCGCCGTTCCGGCCGGGCGAGACCTTCACCGACGAGAAGTCGGGCATCAGCGTCTCGGTCGTGGGCGAACTGCGCAACGGCAGCTACCAGGTCAGGGTCACCCGGCCTTGA
- a CDS encoding TetR/AcrR family transcriptional regulator, with protein sequence MGAGVGVGGGACAVVGAAAGKVKAAVKAAGKRARTSADGVPRPRADAVRNRERILTAARDVLVEFGPAAPLDEIARRAGVGNATLYRHFPDRPALIHHVVLFGLDRVTALAVDSLAQEPDAFAALRRFTHAAADERIGALCPVLSSEFDHDHPELVASRETLEESIEALLAAGRASGLLRSDVGVGDLMIALSQLSRPLPGTACFDADVFVHRHLQLFLDGLMAPARSELPGSAITLADLRRKTM encoded by the coding sequence ATGGGGGCGGGCGTGGGCGTGGGCGGGGGCGCGTGTGCGGTCGTGGGCGCGGCCGCGGGCAAGGTCAAGGCGGCGGTCAAGGCGGCGGGCAAGCGCGCCCGCACCTCCGCGGACGGGGTCCCGCGTCCGCGCGCCGACGCCGTCCGCAACCGCGAGCGCATCCTGACCGCCGCCCGGGACGTGCTCGTGGAGTTCGGCCCCGCCGCGCCCCTCGACGAGATCGCCCGCCGGGCCGGCGTGGGCAACGCCACGCTCTACCGGCACTTCCCCGACCGCCCGGCCCTGATCCACCACGTCGTGCTCTTCGGCCTGGACCGGGTGACCGCCCTGGCCGTCGACTCGCTCGCCCAGGAGCCGGACGCCTTCGCCGCGCTGCGCCGGTTCACGCACGCGGCGGCGGACGAGCGGATCGGCGCCCTGTGCCCGGTGCTCTCCAGCGAGTTCGACCACGACCACCCCGAACTGGTCGCCTCCCGCGAGACCTTGGAGGAGTCGATCGAGGCCCTGCTGGCCGCCGGTCGCGCCTCCGGGCTGCTGCGCTCCGACGTCGGCGTCGGCGACCTGATGATCGCGCTGTCGCAGCTCAGCCGCCCCCTCCCGGGCACCGCCTGCTTCGACGCGGACGTCTTCGTCCACCGTCATCTGCAGCTGTTCCTCGACGGGTTGATGGCCCCCGCCCGCTCCGAACTGCCGGGCTCGGCGATCACCCTGGCGGACCTGAGGCGGAAAACCATGTGA
- a CDS encoding MFS transporter produces MSKTAANPQLTGADPSRWKALVFIALAQLMVVLDATIVNIALPSAQTDLGISDGNRQWVITAYALAFGGLLLFGGRIADKWGRKNAFIVGLTGFALASALGGAAQGEAMMLGARALQGAFGALLAPAALSLLAVMFTDAKERAKAFGIYGAIAGGGGAVGLILGGVLTEYLNWRWTFFVNIPFAIVAAVGAWMIIREPAGGRNRAPLDIPGVLLSTTGLVALVYGFTRAESAGWSDGLTVGMFVASVVLLASFVFVESRTKNPLLPLRVLLERNRGGVYLSLGLAVISMFGLFLFLTYYLQVVKGFSPVTTGFAFLPMIVGMITGSTQIGARLMTRVPPRLLMGPGFMVAAAGMLLLTQLEVGSSYPALILPAQLLLGLGMGTAFMPAMSLATYGVNPADAGVASAMVNTSQQVGGAIGTALLNTIAASATTAYLTDHAAAAAAGGPAAQLIQAQAMVEGYSSAIWWAVGILVASSLIALTLITTGKPGAGDPLAEGADADMKIPVIAH; encoded by the coding sequence ATGTCAAAAACAGCCGCGAACCCGCAGCTGACCGGCGCAGACCCCAGTCGCTGGAAGGCCCTGGTCTTCATCGCGCTGGCGCAGCTGATGGTCGTCCTCGACGCCACCATCGTGAACATCGCCCTGCCGTCCGCCCAGACCGACCTCGGCATCTCGGACGGCAACCGCCAGTGGGTCATCACCGCGTACGCGCTGGCCTTTGGCGGGCTGCTCCTCTTCGGCGGCCGCATCGCCGACAAGTGGGGACGCAAGAACGCCTTCATAGTCGGCCTGACCGGCTTCGCCCTGGCCTCCGCGCTGGGCGGCGCCGCCCAGGGTGAGGCCATGATGCTGGGCGCCCGCGCCCTCCAGGGCGCCTTCGGCGCACTGCTCGCGCCCGCCGCGCTCTCGCTGCTGGCCGTCATGTTCACCGACGCCAAGGAGCGCGCCAAGGCCTTCGGCATCTACGGTGCGATCGCCGGTGGCGGTGGCGCCGTGGGCCTGATCCTCGGCGGTGTCCTCACCGAGTACCTGAACTGGCGCTGGACCTTCTTCGTCAACATCCCGTTCGCGATCGTCGCCGCCGTCGGCGCCTGGATGATCATCCGCGAGCCGGCCGGCGGCCGTAACCGCGCCCCGCTCGACATCCCCGGCGTCCTGCTCTCCACGACCGGCCTGGTCGCCCTCGTCTACGGATTCACCCGCGCCGAGTCGGCCGGCTGGTCGGACGGCCTCACCGTGGGCATGTTCGTCGCCTCGGTCGTGCTGCTCGCCTCGTTCGTCTTCGTCGAGTCCCGTACGAAGAACCCGCTGCTCCCGCTGCGCGTCCTGCTGGAGCGCAACCGCGGCGGCGTCTACCTCTCGCTGGGCCTCGCCGTCATCTCGATGTTCGGCCTGTTCCTCTTCCTCACCTACTACCTGCAGGTCGTCAAGGGCTTCTCGCCCGTCACGACCGGCTTCGCCTTCCTCCCGATGATCGTGGGCATGATCACCGGCTCCACGCAGATCGGCGCCCGCCTGATGACGCGGGTCCCGCCGCGCCTGCTGATGGGCCCCGGCTTCATGGTCGCCGCCGCCGGCATGCTGCTGCTGACGCAGCTCGAGGTCGGCTCCTCCTACCCGGCGCTGATCCTGCCGGCGCAGCTGCTGCTCGGCCTCGGCATGGGTACGGCCTTCATGCCCGCCATGTCCCTGGCCACGTACGGGGTCAACCCGGCCGACGCCGGTGTCGCCTCCGCGATGGTCAACACCTCGCAGCAGGTGGGTGGCGCGATCGGCACCGCCCTGCTGAACACGATCGCCGCCTCCGCGACGACCGCGTACCTGACCGACCACGCGGCCGCGGCCGCGGCGGGCGGCCCGGCGGCGCAGCTGATCCAGGCCCAGGCCATGGTGGAGGGCTACTCCTCCGCGATCTGGTGGGCGGTCGGCATCCTGGTCGCCAGCTCGCTCATCGCCCTGACCCTCATCACCACGGGCAAGCCGGGCGCGGGCGACCCGCTCGCCGAGGGCGCGGACGCCGACATGAAGATCCCGGTGATCGCGCACTGA
- a CDS encoding dioxygenase family protein codes for MTVPMPTPEAVTPTRMPALYLSHGAPPLADDPVWPGELAAWSADLPRPRAILMVSAHWEEAPLALGATEPVPLVYDFWGFPEHYYQVRYDAPGAPELAAAVRGLLKAPGTPVQDIPDRGLDHGAYVPLVEMFPGADIPVLQISMPTLDPRRLMEIGRKLAPLRDEGVLIVGSGFFTHNLAALRHTGPGVPSWSAEFDAWGHEALAASDIDALLDFEAKSPAGRLAHPRTEHFAPLFVTLGAAESDLAAASTPVSGFWMGLSKRSLQFG; via the coding sequence ATGACCGTGCCGATGCCGACGCCCGAAGCCGTCACCCCCACCCGGATGCCGGCGCTGTACCTGAGCCACGGAGCCCCGCCGCTCGCGGACGACCCGGTCTGGCCCGGTGAACTGGCCGCCTGGTCGGCGGACCTGCCCCGCCCCCGGGCGATCCTGATGGTCTCCGCCCACTGGGAAGAGGCCCCGCTCGCCCTCGGCGCCACCGAGCCGGTCCCGCTCGTCTACGACTTCTGGGGCTTCCCCGAGCACTACTACCAGGTCCGCTACGACGCTCCGGGCGCCCCCGAGCTGGCCGCGGCGGTCCGGGGGCTCCTCAAGGCCCCGGGCACGCCCGTCCAGGACATCCCCGACCGCGGCCTGGACCACGGCGCGTACGTCCCGCTGGTGGAGATGTTCCCCGGAGCCGACATACCGGTGCTCCAGATATCGATGCCCACCCTCGATCCGCGCCGCCTGATGGAGATCGGCCGCAAGCTGGCCCCCCTGCGCGACGAAGGCGTCCTCATCGTGGGCAGCGGCTTCTTCACCCACAACCTGGCCGCCCTGCGCCACACCGGCCCCGGCGTCCCGTCGTGGTCCGCCGAATTCGACGCCTGGGGCCACGAGGCACTGGCCGCCTCCGACATCGACGCCCTGCTGGACTTCGAGGCCAAGTCCCCGGCCGGCCGCCTGGCCCACCCCCGTACGGAACACTTCGCCCCGCTGTTCGTCACCCTGGGCGCCGCGGAATCCGACCTCGCGGCGGCGTCTACCCCCGTCTCGGGCTTCTGGATGGGCCTCTCGAAGCGCTCCCTGCAATTTGGCTGA
- a CDS encoding Uma2 family endonuclease → MTALAHETLEAVMPKVATPPSDLDDVLWQAWKAMELPEGYHAEIVEGFIEVSPTGRYSHGRTVNRLRDQLVVFLAGGEFAARQDMNVVHQRKVWIPDLFVVLEDTEGHVTEDGLGVDASAVAMIVEVVSPGSDNITRDRTRKRRDYARAAVPVYVLIDDFDAGGTVTVLTSPDPEKAVYEDESRTAYGTPISIPTGPAKGFTIGEDVTGPGRSGG, encoded by the coding sequence ATGACCGCTCTCGCCCACGAGACGCTGGAGGCCGTAATGCCGAAGGTCGCGACTCCCCCGTCGGACCTTGACGACGTCCTGTGGCAGGCATGGAAAGCCATGGAACTCCCCGAGGGCTACCACGCCGAGATCGTCGAGGGGTTCATCGAGGTGTCACCCACGGGTCGCTATTCGCACGGCCGTACCGTCAATCGCTTGAGGGATCAGCTCGTCGTGTTCCTCGCCGGCGGCGAGTTCGCCGCTCGCCAGGACATGAACGTCGTCCACCAACGCAAGGTGTGGATTCCCGATCTGTTCGTCGTACTGGAGGACACCGAGGGACACGTCACCGAGGACGGTCTCGGGGTCGACGCCTCGGCCGTAGCGATGATCGTCGAGGTCGTCTCCCCCGGAAGCGACAACATCACGCGCGACCGGACGCGCAAGCGGCGCGATTACGCCCGGGCGGCCGTTCCCGTGTACGTCCTGATCGACGACTTCGACGCCGGTGGCACCGTCACCGTGCTGACCTCACCCGACCCCGAGAAGGCCGTCTACGAAGACGAGTCGCGGACGGCATACGGCACCCCGATCTCGATCCCGACCGGCCCCGCCAAGGGGTTCACCATCGGGGAGGACGTCACCGGTCCGGGGCGGAGCGGCGGGTAG
- a CDS encoding sigma-70 family RNA polymerase sigma factor has product MATRAVARRQSTSSARAVGGEIADRDLVGMYLDEIARTPLLDAAKEVELSQIIEAGVYAQQILDGAIERKGKQPSRDELEALAAEGERAKEVFIRSNLRLVVAVARRYPRSGLPLLDLIQEGNAGLVRAVEKFDYAKGFKFSTYATWWIRQAITRSIADQSRTIRLPVHLVEELGRIRRVQREFNRENGRDPEHAEIAAELDTTEKRVGDVLDWARDPVSLNMGVDEDGDTQFGDLLEDTSAISPEQSVLSLLRSEELEDLLGKLDQRTASIIKMRYGIDDGRERTLTEVGKQHGLTRERIRQIEKHALLELKKMARDTGFDAVA; this is encoded by the coding sequence ATGGCAACCCGCGCCGTCGCCCGTCGTCAGTCCACGAGCAGCGCTCGTGCCGTGGGCGGGGAGATCGCAGACCGCGACCTGGTCGGCATGTACCTGGACGAGATCGCGCGCACCCCGCTGCTCGACGCGGCCAAGGAAGTCGAGCTCTCGCAGATCATCGAGGCGGGCGTGTACGCCCAGCAGATCCTCGACGGCGCGATAGAGCGCAAGGGCAAGCAGCCCTCCCGGGACGAGCTCGAAGCCCTGGCCGCCGAGGGCGAGCGTGCCAAAGAAGTCTTCATCCGCTCGAACCTCCGCCTGGTCGTCGCCGTGGCCCGCCGCTACCCGCGCAGCGGCCTTCCCCTCCTCGATCTCATCCAGGAGGGCAACGCCGGCCTGGTCCGCGCCGTGGAGAAGTTCGACTACGCCAAGGGCTTCAAGTTCTCCACGTACGCCACGTGGTGGATCCGCCAGGCGATCACCCGCTCCATCGCCGACCAGTCCCGCACCATCCGGCTCCCCGTCCACCTGGTGGAGGAGCTCGGCAGGATCCGCCGAGTGCAGCGCGAGTTCAACCGCGAGAACGGCCGTGACCCGGAGCACGCGGAGATCGCCGCCGAGCTGGACACCACGGAGAAGCGCGTCGGAGACGTCCTGGACTGGGCGCGCGACCCGGTCAGCCTGAACATGGGCGTGGACGAGGACGGCGACACGCAGTTCGGCGACCTGCTCGAAGACACTTCGGCGATTTCCCCCGAGCAGTCCGTCCTCTCCCTGCTGCGCAGCGAGGAGCTGGAGGACCTGCTGGGCAAGCTGGACCAGCGAACCGCGTCGATCATCAAGATGCGTTACGGCATTGACGACGGTCGAGAGCGTACGCTGACAGAAGTGGGCAAGCAGCACGGCCTGACCCGCGAGCGGATCCGTCAGATCGAGAAGCACGCGCTGCTCGAACTGAAGAAGATGGCCCGCGACACCGGCTTCGACGCGGTGGCCTGA
- a CDS encoding helix-turn-helix transcriptional regulator produces MTDTPARLLSLLSLLQTPREWPGSELAERLRVSARTIRRDIDRLRELGYPVEATLGAEGGYRLVAGAAMPPLVLDDEEAVAIAVGLRAGAGHAIEGVEEASVRALAKLEQVLPGRLRRRVSALQSATVAVARGDGASVDPRTLTAIASAVAGPERLRFAYRARDGVASRRLVEPYRLVSTGSRWYLVAYDMEREDWRTFRVDRLSEPGATGVRFAPRELPMDAVEFVRRGLRGRESTYLVDVTFAEAAELPKWAREYVVAPAGGGAGEGAGVRVRFESADSPEWLVARLALAGVPFVVHGPEFLVEAARVLGARLAEAAGP; encoded by the coding sequence ATGACCGACACCCCGGCCCGTCTGCTCTCCCTGCTCTCCCTGCTCCAGACCCCGCGCGAGTGGCCCGGGAGCGAGCTGGCCGAGCGGCTGCGGGTGAGCGCCCGTACGATCCGGCGCGACATCGACCGGTTGCGGGAGCTCGGATACCCCGTGGAGGCCACGCTCGGCGCGGAGGGCGGGTACCGGCTGGTGGCGGGCGCCGCGATGCCGCCGCTCGTCCTGGACGACGAGGAGGCCGTCGCCATCGCGGTGGGGCTGCGGGCGGGGGCCGGGCATGCGATCGAAGGCGTGGAGGAGGCCTCCGTACGGGCCCTCGCGAAACTGGAGCAGGTCCTGCCGGGGCGGCTCCGGCGGCGGGTGAGCGCGCTGCAGTCGGCGACGGTCGCGGTGGCCCGGGGCGACGGGGCGAGCGTGGATCCGCGGACGCTGACGGCGATCGCCTCGGCGGTGGCGGGGCCGGAGCGGCTGCGGTTCGCCTACCGGGCCCGGGACGGGGTGGCCTCACGGCGGCTGGTGGAGCCGTACCGGCTGGTCAGCACCGGGAGCCGGTGGTACCTCGTGGCCTACGACATGGAGCGCGAGGACTGGCGGACGTTCCGCGTGGACCGGTTGAGCGAGCCCGGTGCGACGGGAGTGCGGTTCGCTCCGCGGGAGCTGCCGATGGATGCGGTGGAGTTCGTGCGGCGGGGGTTGCGCGGCAGGGAGTCGACCTACCTGGTCGATGTCACCTTCGCGGAGGCGGCGGAGCTGCCGAAGTGGGCACGGGAGTACGTGGTCGCGCCGGCGGGGGGCGGCGCCGGGGAGGGCGCCGGGGTGCGGGTGCGGTTCGAGTCGGCGGATTCGCCGGAGTGGCTGGTGGCGCGGTTGGCCTTGGCCGGGGTGCCGTTCGTCGTGCACGGGCCCGAGTTCCTGGTGGAGGCGGCTCGGGTGCTGGGTGCGCGGCTGGCGGAGGCGGCGGGGCCGTAG
- a CDS encoding MFS transporter, producing MTAAFMDLVDVTIVNIAIPRMREDLGASTSAIQWITAGYALAFAAGLITGGRLGDIYGRKRLFLIGISGFTAASLLCGLSPSPDVLVASRILQGGMAAMMVPQVLAIIHVTFPPHERGKVFGLFGAIIGLGAVSGPMLGALLTEWNIAGLEWRPIFLINLPVGIAGVILGRKFIAESKAPKALRLDLVGVVLATLALVMLIFPLTHGRENDWPVWGFVCMVASPVVFIAFIAYEKYKIRKDGSPLVELSLFKVKSFAGGIAVQLTFGIATGIFFLVWTLYMQMGLGWSALKAGSTGIPFSIAVSAAAGVSVQKLVPRFGRKVLQAGALVMAAGVLLYIWESDRYGMAITSWQMAAPLIVMGIGMGLIIAPLTDTVLSEVPREHAGSASGLINTTGQMGNALGLGLTSVVYFGFIEDDGVFGPPYVDAFHHAMWWVAAVLVVIFSVMFMLPRKAVPIAEREGGTEYAG from the coding sequence ATGACCGCGGCCTTCATGGACCTGGTCGACGTCACGATCGTCAACATCGCGATACCCCGGATGCGCGAGGACCTCGGCGCCTCCACCAGCGCCATCCAGTGGATCACCGCGGGCTACGCGCTCGCCTTCGCCGCCGGCCTGATCACGGGCGGCCGTCTCGGTGACATCTACGGCCGCAAGCGCCTCTTCCTCATCGGCATATCCGGCTTCACCGCGGCTTCGCTGCTCTGCGGCCTCTCGCCCAGCCCCGACGTGCTCGTCGCCTCCCGCATCCTCCAGGGCGGCATGGCGGCCATGATGGTCCCGCAGGTGCTCGCGATCATCCACGTCACCTTCCCGCCGCACGAGCGCGGCAAGGTCTTCGGCCTGTTCGGTGCGATCATCGGCCTCGGCGCCGTCTCGGGCCCGATGCTCGGCGCCCTGCTCACCGAGTGGAACATCGCCGGTCTCGAATGGCGCCCGATCTTCCTGATCAACCTGCCCGTCGGCATCGCCGGCGTGATCCTGGGCCGCAAGTTCATCGCCGAGTCCAAGGCCCCCAAGGCGCTGCGCCTGGACCTGGTCGGCGTCGTGCTCGCCACCCTGGCCCTGGTCATGCTGATCTTCCCGCTCACCCACGGCCGCGAGAACGACTGGCCCGTGTGGGGCTTCGTCTGCATGGTCGCCTCGCCGGTGGTCTTCATCGCCTTCATCGCCTACGAGAAGTACAAGATCCGCAAAGACGGCTCCCCGCTCGTCGAGCTCTCCCTCTTCAAGGTCAAGAGCTTCGCGGGCGGCATCGCCGTCCAGCTGACCTTCGGCATCGCGACCGGCATCTTCTTCCTGGTCTGGACGCTCTACATGCAGATGGGCCTCGGCTGGAGCGCCCTGAAGGCGGGCTCCACCGGCATCCCGTTCTCGATCGCCGTCTCGGCCGCCGCGGGCGTGTCCGTACAGAAGCTCGTACCGCGCTTCGGCCGCAAGGTGCTCCAGGCCGGCGCGCTGGTCATGGCCGCGGGCGTCCTCCTCTACATCTGGGAGTCCGACCGCTACGGCATGGCCATCACCTCCTGGCAGATGGCCGCTCCGCTGATCGTCATGGGCATCGGCATGGGCCTGATCATCGCCCCGCTGACCGACACCGTGCTCTCCGAGGTGCCGCGCGAGCACGCCGGCTCGGCGTCCGGCCTGATCAACACCACCGGCCAGATGGGCAACGCGCTGGGCCTCGGCCTCACCTCCGTCGTCTACTTCGGGTTCATCGAGGACGACGGGGTCTTCGGGCCGCCCTACGTCGACGCGTTCCACCACGCCATGTGGTGGGTCGCGGCCGTCCTGGTCGTGATCTTCTCGGTGATGTTCATGCTGCCGCGCAAGGCCGTCCCCATCGCCGAGCGCGAAGGCGGCACGGAGTACGCGGGCTAG
- a CDS encoding DeoR/GlpR family DNA-binding transcription regulator — MYAQERQQEILRLAREAGRVDVLSLADQFQVTAETVRRDLKALDRSGLVRRVHGGAIPAGRLDFEPDLTERESTAADEKDRIAAAALAELPAGGSVVLDAGSTVARLAAAIPVDSALTVVTHALPVAARLADHTGIDLHLVGGRVRHRTRAAVDAWALRTYAEIRADVLFLATNGFTAEGGLTTPDLAEAAVKRAAMAAARRVVLLADSAKAGQEHFARFGSFTEVDLLITDPGLDPAQKAAIEAAGTEVVLV; from the coding sequence ATGTACGCACAGGAGCGCCAGCAGGAGATCCTCCGCCTCGCCCGCGAGGCGGGCCGGGTCGACGTCCTGTCCCTGGCCGACCAGTTCCAGGTCACGGCCGAGACCGTGCGCCGCGACCTCAAGGCCCTGGACCGGTCCGGGCTCGTGCGGCGGGTGCACGGCGGTGCCATACCGGCCGGCCGCCTCGACTTCGAGCCGGACCTCACCGAGCGCGAGTCCACCGCGGCCGACGAGAAGGACCGCATCGCCGCCGCGGCGCTCGCCGAACTCCCCGCGGGCGGCAGCGTCGTCCTCGACGCGGGCAGTACGGTGGCCCGCCTCGCGGCCGCGATCCCGGTCGACTCCGCGCTCACCGTGGTCACCCACGCGCTGCCCGTCGCCGCCCGGCTCGCCGACCACACCGGCATCGACCTCCACCTCGTCGGTGGACGCGTCCGCCACCGCACCCGCGCCGCCGTCGACGCCTGGGCCCTGCGCACCTACGCCGAGATCCGCGCGGACGTCCTCTTCCTCGCGACGAACGGCTTCACGGCCGAGGGCGGCCTGACCACCCCCGATCTCGCCGAGGCCGCCGTCAAGCGGGCCGCGATGGCGGCGGCCCGACGCGTCGTCCTCCTCGCCGACTCGGCGAAGGCGGGCCAGGAGCACTTCGCGCGCTTCGGCTCCTTCACGGAGGTCGACCTCCTCATCACGGACCCGGGGCTCGACCCCGCTCAGAAGGCGGCGATCGAGGCCGCCGGTACGGAAGTTGTGCTCGTATGA